A single Garra rufa chromosome 9, GarRuf1.0, whole genome shotgun sequence DNA region contains:
- the usp5 gene encoding ubiquitin carboxyl-terminal hydrolase 5 isoform X3: MTEVSEILMSVLSTIRVPRPGDRVHKDECAFSFASPESEGGLYVCMNSFLGFGSKYVERHHAKTGQRAYLHITRTRKTQEDDNNSGSGDPPKKKPTRLAIGIEGGFDVEQEQYEEEVKVVLFPDQQEVTSDDLASMPDVVRERVSLSMAGLQAADSVSHALQVQQWDGEVRQESKHAAELKQLDNGLKIPPSGWKCEVCNLQENLWMNLTDGKVLCGRRYFDGSGGNNHALLHYQQTGFPLAVKLGTITPDGADVYSYDEDDMVLDAKLPEHLSHFGIDMMTMEKTERTMTELEIAVNQRVGEWEVIQESGTTLRPMWGPGLTGMKNLGNSCYLNSVMQVLFTIPDFQTKYVSNIDKVFNEAPSDPTQDFKTQVAKLGYGLLSGEYSKPAPDPGDDPNASTETKGDQVGIAPRMFKALVGRGHPEFSTNRQQDAQEFLLHFINMVERNCRSGMNPSEAFRFLVEEKIVCQQSQKAKYTQRVDYIVQLPVPMDQATNMEELHEAERRREEAESSGAPPPAAPRAQIPFAVCLAALSEPETLTDFWSSAVQAKTTATKTTRFASFPDHLVIQIKKFTFGLDWVPKKLDVSIDVPDTLDLSALRAMGQQPGEELLPEVAPPPLMTPDVEVKGILGSHGNEEDDSLYSPLLSPVLDDSTVSQLCEMGFPLEACRKAVYYTGNTGIDAAMNWVMGHMEDPDFSAPLVLPGSSSAPGTTPTESIPEEHLATIVSMGFSRDQATRALRATNNVLERAVDWIFSHLDDLESMDVSEGGRSEGGSEASREPPPGPRVRDGQGKYELFAFISHMGTSTMCGHYVCHIKKDQQWVIFNDQKVCASEKPPKDLGYLYFYRRVVE; this comes from the exons GAGGATGATAACAATTCTGGATCAGGTGACCCTCCAAAAAAGAAGCCCACAAGACTAGCCATTG GGATTGAGGGAGGGTTTGATGTTGAACAGGAGCAGTATGAGGAAGAGGTCAAGGTGGTTCTGTTTCCAGaccaacaggaagtgacatcagaTGATCTAGCCTCCATGCCAGATGTTGTCCGAGAACGG GTGTCTCTGTCGATGGCAGGGCTGCAGGCAGCAGACTCAGTGTCGCACGCTTTGCAGGTGCAGCAGTGGGACGGAGAAGTGCGACAGGAGTCAAAACACGCAGCTGAACTGAAACAACTCGACAATGGGCTCAAAATCCCTCCGAG TGGATGGAAGTGTGAGGTCTGTAACCTACAGGAAAACCTGTGGATGAATCTGACAGATGGCAAGGTTTTGTGCGGCCGGAGATATTTTGATGGCTCAGGGGGGAATAACCATGCCCTCCTGCACTACCAGCAGACTGGATTCCCTCTGGCTGTCAAACTCGGCACAATAACACCTGACGGAGCAG ATGTCTATTCATATGATGAAGATGATATGGTATTAGACGCTAAGCTTCCAGAACACCTTTCTCACTTTGGCATCGACATGATGACAATGGAAAAG ACGGAAAGAACCATGACTGAGCTGGAGATCGCAGTGAACCAGCGTGTGGGAGAGTGGGAGGTGATACAGGAGTCAGGTACCACTCTGAGGCCCATGTGGGGCCCGGGGCTCACTGGTATGAAGAACCTGGGAAACAGCTGCTACCTCAACTCTGTCATGCAAGTGCTCTTCACCATCCCAGACTTCCAGACCAA ATACGTTTCCAACATCGACAAGGTCTTTAATGAGGCGCCCAGTGACCCTACCCAGGATTTCAAGACTCAAGT AGCAAAGCTGGGATATGGCCTTCTCTCAGGAGAGTACTCTAAGCCAGCCCCTGATCCCGGAGATGACCCCAATGCCTCAACTGAAACCAAG GGTGACCAGGTTGGAATAGCACCTCGCATGTTCAAAGCCCTGGTTGGACGAGGCCACCCTGAGTTCTCTACCAATCGACAGCAGGATGCGCAGGAGTTTCTTCTTCACTTTATAAATATGGTGGAG AGGAACTGCCGGTCTGGCATGAATCCCTCAGAAGCTTTCCGCTTCCTAGTGGAGGAGAAGATCGTATGCCAGCAGTCACAAAAGGCCAAATATACCCAGAGAGTGGACTACATAGTCCAGCTGCCCGTTCCCATGGACCAGGCAACTAATATGG AGGAGCTACATGAAGCAGAGCGTCGCAGAGAGGAGGCGGAGTCATCTGGAGCTCCTCCCCCTGCAGCACCACGTGCTCAAATCCCATTCGCTGTCTGTTTGGCTGCTCTTAGCGAACCAGAAACACTCACAGATTTCTGGAGCTCTGCAGTGCAAGCCAAAACCACTGCCacaaa AACCACACGCTTTGCTTCATTTCCTGATCATCTTGTCATCCAAATTAAGAAATTCACCTTCGGCCTGGATTGGGTTCCTAAAAAACTGg ATGTGAGCATTGACGTTCCTGACACACTGGATCTGAGCGCACTCCGTGCCATGGGACAGCAGCCAGGGGAAGAGCTTCTTCCAGAGGTGGCTCCACCTCCTCTCATGACCCCTGATGTGGAGGTTAAAGGTATCCTGGGCTCCCACGGCAACGAGGAGGACGACTCTCTCTACTCCCCACTGCTGT CTCCAGTGTTGGATGACTCCACAGTATCTCAGCTGTGTGAGATGGGTTTTCCACTGGAGGCCTGTCGAAAGGCTGTGTACTACACAGGCAACACTGGCATTGATGCTGCTATGAACTGGGTGATGGGACACATGGAAGACCCTG ATTTCTCCGCACCTTTAGTGTTGCCTGGATCTAGTTCTGCTCCTGGCACCACACCCACAGAGAGTATACCTGAGGAACACCTAGCAACCATCGTGTCGATGGGATTCAGCCGAGACCAGGCCACTCGCGCTCTCAGAGCTACG AATAATGTTCTAGAGCGAGCTGTGGACTGGATCTTCTCTCATCTGGATGATCTGGAGTCCATGGATGTGTCTGAGGGTGGACGCTCGGAGGGAGGAAGTGAAGCCAGTCGGGAACCTCCTCCAGGACCGCGTGTCCGTGATGGGCAAGGAA AGTATGAGCTTTTTGCGTTCATCAGTCACATGGGAACGAGCACAATGTGTGGTCATTACGTCTGCCACATCAAGAAGGACCAACA GTGGGTAATCTTTAATGATCAGAAAGTCTGTGCCTCTGAGAAACCACCTAAGGACCTGGGCTACCTGTACTTTTACAGAAGAGTGGTGGAATAG
- the usp5 gene encoding ubiquitin carboxyl-terminal hydrolase 5 isoform X2, which produces MTEVSEILMSVLSTIRVPRPGDRVHKDECAFSFASPESEGGLYVCMNSFLGFGSKYVERHHAKTGQRAYLHITRTRKTQKEDDNNSGSGDPPKKKPTRLAIGIEGGFDVEQEQYEEEVKVVLFPDQQEVTSDDLASMPDVVRERVSLSMAGLQAADSVSHALQVQQWDGEVRQESKHAAELKQLDNGLKIPPSGWKCEVCNLQENLWMNLTDGKVLCGRRYFDGSGGNNHALLHYQQTGFPLAVKLGTITPDGADVYSYDEDDMVLDAKLPEHLSHFGIDMMTMEKTERTMTELEIAVNQRVGEWEVIQESGTTLRPMWGPGLTGMKNLGNSCYLNSVMQVLFTIPDFQTKYVSNIDKVFNEAPSDPTQDFKTQVAKLGYGLLSGEYSKPAPDPGDDPNASTETKGDQVGIAPRMFKALVGRGHPEFSTNRQQDAQEFLLHFINMVERNCRSGMNPSEAFRFLVEEKIVCQQSQKAKYTQRVDYIVQLPVPMDQATNMEELHEAERRREEAESSGAPPPAAPRAQIPFAVCLAALSEPETLTDFWSSAVQAKTTATKTTRFASFPDHLVIQIKKFTFGLDWVPKKLDVSIDVPDTLDLSALRAMGQQPGEELLPEVAPPPLMTPDVEVKGILGSHGNEEDDSLYSPLLSPVLDDSTVSQLCEMGFPLEACRKAVYYTGNTGIDAAMNWVMGHMEDPDFSAPLVLPGSSSAPGTTPTESIPEEHLATIVSMGFSRDQATRALRATNNVLERAVDWIFSHLDDLESMDVSEGGRSEGGSEASREPPPGPRVRDGQGKYELFAFISHMGTSTMCGHYVCHIKKDQQWVIFNDQKVCASEKPPKDLGYLYFYRRVVE; this is translated from the exons AAGGAGGATGATAACAATTCTGGATCAGGTGACCCTCCAAAAAAGAAGCCCACAAGACTAGCCATTG GGATTGAGGGAGGGTTTGATGTTGAACAGGAGCAGTATGAGGAAGAGGTCAAGGTGGTTCTGTTTCCAGaccaacaggaagtgacatcagaTGATCTAGCCTCCATGCCAGATGTTGTCCGAGAACGG GTGTCTCTGTCGATGGCAGGGCTGCAGGCAGCAGACTCAGTGTCGCACGCTTTGCAGGTGCAGCAGTGGGACGGAGAAGTGCGACAGGAGTCAAAACACGCAGCTGAACTGAAACAACTCGACAATGGGCTCAAAATCCCTCCGAG TGGATGGAAGTGTGAGGTCTGTAACCTACAGGAAAACCTGTGGATGAATCTGACAGATGGCAAGGTTTTGTGCGGCCGGAGATATTTTGATGGCTCAGGGGGGAATAACCATGCCCTCCTGCACTACCAGCAGACTGGATTCCCTCTGGCTGTCAAACTCGGCACAATAACACCTGACGGAGCAG ATGTCTATTCATATGATGAAGATGATATGGTATTAGACGCTAAGCTTCCAGAACACCTTTCTCACTTTGGCATCGACATGATGACAATGGAAAAG ACGGAAAGAACCATGACTGAGCTGGAGATCGCAGTGAACCAGCGTGTGGGAGAGTGGGAGGTGATACAGGAGTCAGGTACCACTCTGAGGCCCATGTGGGGCCCGGGGCTCACTGGTATGAAGAACCTGGGAAACAGCTGCTACCTCAACTCTGTCATGCAAGTGCTCTTCACCATCCCAGACTTCCAGACCAA ATACGTTTCCAACATCGACAAGGTCTTTAATGAGGCGCCCAGTGACCCTACCCAGGATTTCAAGACTCAAGT AGCAAAGCTGGGATATGGCCTTCTCTCAGGAGAGTACTCTAAGCCAGCCCCTGATCCCGGAGATGACCCCAATGCCTCAACTGAAACCAAG GGTGACCAGGTTGGAATAGCACCTCGCATGTTCAAAGCCCTGGTTGGACGAGGCCACCCTGAGTTCTCTACCAATCGACAGCAGGATGCGCAGGAGTTTCTTCTTCACTTTATAAATATGGTGGAG AGGAACTGCCGGTCTGGCATGAATCCCTCAGAAGCTTTCCGCTTCCTAGTGGAGGAGAAGATCGTATGCCAGCAGTCACAAAAGGCCAAATATACCCAGAGAGTGGACTACATAGTCCAGCTGCCCGTTCCCATGGACCAGGCAACTAATATGG AGGAGCTACATGAAGCAGAGCGTCGCAGAGAGGAGGCGGAGTCATCTGGAGCTCCTCCCCCTGCAGCACCACGTGCTCAAATCCCATTCGCTGTCTGTTTGGCTGCTCTTAGCGAACCAGAAACACTCACAGATTTCTGGAGCTCTGCAGTGCAAGCCAAAACCACTGCCacaaa AACCACACGCTTTGCTTCATTTCCTGATCATCTTGTCATCCAAATTAAGAAATTCACCTTCGGCCTGGATTGGGTTCCTAAAAAACTGg ATGTGAGCATTGACGTTCCTGACACACTGGATCTGAGCGCACTCCGTGCCATGGGACAGCAGCCAGGGGAAGAGCTTCTTCCAGAGGTGGCTCCACCTCCTCTCATGACCCCTGATGTGGAGGTTAAAGGTATCCTGGGCTCCCACGGCAACGAGGAGGACGACTCTCTCTACTCCCCACTGCTGT CTCCAGTGTTGGATGACTCCACAGTATCTCAGCTGTGTGAGATGGGTTTTCCACTGGAGGCCTGTCGAAAGGCTGTGTACTACACAGGCAACACTGGCATTGATGCTGCTATGAACTGGGTGATGGGACACATGGAAGACCCTG ATTTCTCCGCACCTTTAGTGTTGCCTGGATCTAGTTCTGCTCCTGGCACCACACCCACAGAGAGTATACCTGAGGAACACCTAGCAACCATCGTGTCGATGGGATTCAGCCGAGACCAGGCCACTCGCGCTCTCAGAGCTACG AATAATGTTCTAGAGCGAGCTGTGGACTGGATCTTCTCTCATCTGGATGATCTGGAGTCCATGGATGTGTCTGAGGGTGGACGCTCGGAGGGAGGAAGTGAAGCCAGTCGGGAACCTCCTCCAGGACCGCGTGTCCGTGATGGGCAAGGAA AGTATGAGCTTTTTGCGTTCATCAGTCACATGGGAACGAGCACAATGTGTGGTCATTACGTCTGCCACATCAAGAAGGACCAACA GTGGGTAATCTTTAATGATCAGAAAGTCTGTGCCTCTGAGAAACCACCTAAGGACCTGGGCTACCTGTACTTTTACAGAAGAGTGGTGGAATAG
- the usp5 gene encoding ubiquitin carboxyl-terminal hydrolase 5 isoform X5, with protein sequence MTEVSEILMSVLSTIRVPRPGDRVHKDECAFSFASPESEGGLYVCMNSFLGFGSKYVERHHAKTGQRAYLHITRTRKTQKEDDNNSGSGDPPKKKPTRLAIGIEGGFDVEQEQYEEEVKVVLFPDQQEVTSDDLASMPDVVRERVSLSMAGLQAADSVSHALQVQQWDGEVRQESKHAAELKQLDNGLKIPPSGWKCEVCNLQENLWMNLTDGKVLCGRRYFDGSGGNNHALLHYQQTGFPLAVKLGTITPDGADVYSYDEDDMVLDAKLPEHLSHFGIDMMTMEKTERTMTELEIAVNQRVGEWEVIQESGTTLRPMWGPGLTGMKNLGNSCYLNSVMQVLFTIPDFQTKYVSNIDKVFNEAPSDPTQDFKTQVAKLGYGLLSGEYSKPAPDPGDDPNASTETKGDQVGIAPRMFKALVGRGHPEFSTNRQQDAQEFLLHFINMVERNCRSGMNPSEAFRFLVEEKIVCQQSQKAKYTQRVDYIVQLPVPMDQATNMEELHEAERRREEAESSGAPPPAAPRAQIPFAVCLAALSEPETLTDFWSSAVQAKTTATKTTRFASFPDHLVIQIKKFTFGLDWVPKKLDVSIDVPDTLDLSALRAMGQQPGEELLPEVAPPPLMTPDVEVKAPVLDDSTVSQLCEMGFPLEACRKAVYYTGNTGIDAAMNWVMGHMEDPDFSAPLVLPGSSSAPGTTPTESIPEEHLATIVSMGFSRDQATRALRATNNVLERAVDWIFSHLDDLESMDVSEGGRSEGGSEASREPPPGPRVRDGQGKYELFAFISHMGTSTMCGHYVCHIKKDQQWVIFNDQKVCASEKPPKDLGYLYFYRRVVE encoded by the exons AAGGAGGATGATAACAATTCTGGATCAGGTGACCCTCCAAAAAAGAAGCCCACAAGACTAGCCATTG GGATTGAGGGAGGGTTTGATGTTGAACAGGAGCAGTATGAGGAAGAGGTCAAGGTGGTTCTGTTTCCAGaccaacaggaagtgacatcagaTGATCTAGCCTCCATGCCAGATGTTGTCCGAGAACGG GTGTCTCTGTCGATGGCAGGGCTGCAGGCAGCAGACTCAGTGTCGCACGCTTTGCAGGTGCAGCAGTGGGACGGAGAAGTGCGACAGGAGTCAAAACACGCAGCTGAACTGAAACAACTCGACAATGGGCTCAAAATCCCTCCGAG TGGATGGAAGTGTGAGGTCTGTAACCTACAGGAAAACCTGTGGATGAATCTGACAGATGGCAAGGTTTTGTGCGGCCGGAGATATTTTGATGGCTCAGGGGGGAATAACCATGCCCTCCTGCACTACCAGCAGACTGGATTCCCTCTGGCTGTCAAACTCGGCACAATAACACCTGACGGAGCAG ATGTCTATTCATATGATGAAGATGATATGGTATTAGACGCTAAGCTTCCAGAACACCTTTCTCACTTTGGCATCGACATGATGACAATGGAAAAG ACGGAAAGAACCATGACTGAGCTGGAGATCGCAGTGAACCAGCGTGTGGGAGAGTGGGAGGTGATACAGGAGTCAGGTACCACTCTGAGGCCCATGTGGGGCCCGGGGCTCACTGGTATGAAGAACCTGGGAAACAGCTGCTACCTCAACTCTGTCATGCAAGTGCTCTTCACCATCCCAGACTTCCAGACCAA ATACGTTTCCAACATCGACAAGGTCTTTAATGAGGCGCCCAGTGACCCTACCCAGGATTTCAAGACTCAAGT AGCAAAGCTGGGATATGGCCTTCTCTCAGGAGAGTACTCTAAGCCAGCCCCTGATCCCGGAGATGACCCCAATGCCTCAACTGAAACCAAG GGTGACCAGGTTGGAATAGCACCTCGCATGTTCAAAGCCCTGGTTGGACGAGGCCACCCTGAGTTCTCTACCAATCGACAGCAGGATGCGCAGGAGTTTCTTCTTCACTTTATAAATATGGTGGAG AGGAACTGCCGGTCTGGCATGAATCCCTCAGAAGCTTTCCGCTTCCTAGTGGAGGAGAAGATCGTATGCCAGCAGTCACAAAAGGCCAAATATACCCAGAGAGTGGACTACATAGTCCAGCTGCCCGTTCCCATGGACCAGGCAACTAATATGG AGGAGCTACATGAAGCAGAGCGTCGCAGAGAGGAGGCGGAGTCATCTGGAGCTCCTCCCCCTGCAGCACCACGTGCTCAAATCCCATTCGCTGTCTGTTTGGCTGCTCTTAGCGAACCAGAAACACTCACAGATTTCTGGAGCTCTGCAGTGCAAGCCAAAACCACTGCCacaaa AACCACACGCTTTGCTTCATTTCCTGATCATCTTGTCATCCAAATTAAGAAATTCACCTTCGGCCTGGATTGGGTTCCTAAAAAACTGg ATGTGAGCATTGACGTTCCTGACACACTGGATCTGAGCGCACTCCGTGCCATGGGACAGCAGCCAGGGGAAGAGCTTCTTCCAGAGGTGGCTCCACCTCCTCTCATGACCCCTGATGTGGAGGTTAAAG CTCCAGTGTTGGATGACTCCACAGTATCTCAGCTGTGTGAGATGGGTTTTCCACTGGAGGCCTGTCGAAAGGCTGTGTACTACACAGGCAACACTGGCATTGATGCTGCTATGAACTGGGTGATGGGACACATGGAAGACCCTG ATTTCTCCGCACCTTTAGTGTTGCCTGGATCTAGTTCTGCTCCTGGCACCACACCCACAGAGAGTATACCTGAGGAACACCTAGCAACCATCGTGTCGATGGGATTCAGCCGAGACCAGGCCACTCGCGCTCTCAGAGCTACG AATAATGTTCTAGAGCGAGCTGTGGACTGGATCTTCTCTCATCTGGATGATCTGGAGTCCATGGATGTGTCTGAGGGTGGACGCTCGGAGGGAGGAAGTGAAGCCAGTCGGGAACCTCCTCCAGGACCGCGTGTCCGTGATGGGCAAGGAA AGTATGAGCTTTTTGCGTTCATCAGTCACATGGGAACGAGCACAATGTGTGGTCATTACGTCTGCCACATCAAGAAGGACCAACA GTGGGTAATCTTTAATGATCAGAAAGTCTGTGCCTCTGAGAAACCACCTAAGGACCTGGGCTACCTGTACTTTTACAGAAGAGTGGTGGAATAG
- the usp5 gene encoding ubiquitin carboxyl-terminal hydrolase 5 isoform X6 — MTEVSEILMSVLSTIRVPRPGDRVHKDECAFSFASPESEGGLYVCMNSFLGFGSKYVERHHAKTGQRAYLHITRTRKTQEDDNNSGSGDPPKKKPTRLAIGIEGGFDVEQEQYEEEVKVVLFPDQQEVTSDDLASMPDVVRERVSLSMAGLQAADSVSHALQVQQWDGEVRQESKHAAELKQLDNGLKIPPSGWKCEVCNLQENLWMNLTDGKVLCGRRYFDGSGGNNHALLHYQQTGFPLAVKLGTITPDGADVYSYDEDDMVLDAKLPEHLSHFGIDMMTMEKTERTMTELEIAVNQRVGEWEVIQESGTTLRPMWGPGLTGMKNLGNSCYLNSVMQVLFTIPDFQTKYVSNIDKVFNEAPSDPTQDFKTQVAKLGYGLLSGEYSKPAPDPGDDPNASTETKGDQVGIAPRMFKALVGRGHPEFSTNRQQDAQEFLLHFINMVERNCRSGMNPSEAFRFLVEEKIVCQQSQKAKYTQRVDYIVQLPVPMDQATNMEELHEAERRREEAESSGAPPPAAPRAQIPFAVCLAALSEPETLTDFWSSAVQAKTTATKTTRFASFPDHLVIQIKKFTFGLDWVPKKLDVSIDVPDTLDLSALRAMGQQPGEELLPEVAPPPLMTPDVEVKAPVLDDSTVSQLCEMGFPLEACRKAVYYTGNTGIDAAMNWVMGHMEDPDFSAPLVLPGSSSAPGTTPTESIPEEHLATIVSMGFSRDQATRALRATNNVLERAVDWIFSHLDDLESMDVSEGGRSEGGSEASREPPPGPRVRDGQGKYELFAFISHMGTSTMCGHYVCHIKKDQQWVIFNDQKVCASEKPPKDLGYLYFYRRVVE; from the exons GAGGATGATAACAATTCTGGATCAGGTGACCCTCCAAAAAAGAAGCCCACAAGACTAGCCATTG GGATTGAGGGAGGGTTTGATGTTGAACAGGAGCAGTATGAGGAAGAGGTCAAGGTGGTTCTGTTTCCAGaccaacaggaagtgacatcagaTGATCTAGCCTCCATGCCAGATGTTGTCCGAGAACGG GTGTCTCTGTCGATGGCAGGGCTGCAGGCAGCAGACTCAGTGTCGCACGCTTTGCAGGTGCAGCAGTGGGACGGAGAAGTGCGACAGGAGTCAAAACACGCAGCTGAACTGAAACAACTCGACAATGGGCTCAAAATCCCTCCGAG TGGATGGAAGTGTGAGGTCTGTAACCTACAGGAAAACCTGTGGATGAATCTGACAGATGGCAAGGTTTTGTGCGGCCGGAGATATTTTGATGGCTCAGGGGGGAATAACCATGCCCTCCTGCACTACCAGCAGACTGGATTCCCTCTGGCTGTCAAACTCGGCACAATAACACCTGACGGAGCAG ATGTCTATTCATATGATGAAGATGATATGGTATTAGACGCTAAGCTTCCAGAACACCTTTCTCACTTTGGCATCGACATGATGACAATGGAAAAG ACGGAAAGAACCATGACTGAGCTGGAGATCGCAGTGAACCAGCGTGTGGGAGAGTGGGAGGTGATACAGGAGTCAGGTACCACTCTGAGGCCCATGTGGGGCCCGGGGCTCACTGGTATGAAGAACCTGGGAAACAGCTGCTACCTCAACTCTGTCATGCAAGTGCTCTTCACCATCCCAGACTTCCAGACCAA ATACGTTTCCAACATCGACAAGGTCTTTAATGAGGCGCCCAGTGACCCTACCCAGGATTTCAAGACTCAAGT AGCAAAGCTGGGATATGGCCTTCTCTCAGGAGAGTACTCTAAGCCAGCCCCTGATCCCGGAGATGACCCCAATGCCTCAACTGAAACCAAG GGTGACCAGGTTGGAATAGCACCTCGCATGTTCAAAGCCCTGGTTGGACGAGGCCACCCTGAGTTCTCTACCAATCGACAGCAGGATGCGCAGGAGTTTCTTCTTCACTTTATAAATATGGTGGAG AGGAACTGCCGGTCTGGCATGAATCCCTCAGAAGCTTTCCGCTTCCTAGTGGAGGAGAAGATCGTATGCCAGCAGTCACAAAAGGCCAAATATACCCAGAGAGTGGACTACATAGTCCAGCTGCCCGTTCCCATGGACCAGGCAACTAATATGG AGGAGCTACATGAAGCAGAGCGTCGCAGAGAGGAGGCGGAGTCATCTGGAGCTCCTCCCCCTGCAGCACCACGTGCTCAAATCCCATTCGCTGTCTGTTTGGCTGCTCTTAGCGAACCAGAAACACTCACAGATTTCTGGAGCTCTGCAGTGCAAGCCAAAACCACTGCCacaaa AACCACACGCTTTGCTTCATTTCCTGATCATCTTGTCATCCAAATTAAGAAATTCACCTTCGGCCTGGATTGGGTTCCTAAAAAACTGg ATGTGAGCATTGACGTTCCTGACACACTGGATCTGAGCGCACTCCGTGCCATGGGACAGCAGCCAGGGGAAGAGCTTCTTCCAGAGGTGGCTCCACCTCCTCTCATGACCCCTGATGTGGAGGTTAAAG CTCCAGTGTTGGATGACTCCACAGTATCTCAGCTGTGTGAGATGGGTTTTCCACTGGAGGCCTGTCGAAAGGCTGTGTACTACACAGGCAACACTGGCATTGATGCTGCTATGAACTGGGTGATGGGACACATGGAAGACCCTG ATTTCTCCGCACCTTTAGTGTTGCCTGGATCTAGTTCTGCTCCTGGCACCACACCCACAGAGAGTATACCTGAGGAACACCTAGCAACCATCGTGTCGATGGGATTCAGCCGAGACCAGGCCACTCGCGCTCTCAGAGCTACG AATAATGTTCTAGAGCGAGCTGTGGACTGGATCTTCTCTCATCTGGATGATCTGGAGTCCATGGATGTGTCTGAGGGTGGACGCTCGGAGGGAGGAAGTGAAGCCAGTCGGGAACCTCCTCCAGGACCGCGTGTCCGTGATGGGCAAGGAA AGTATGAGCTTTTTGCGTTCATCAGTCACATGGGAACGAGCACAATGTGTGGTCATTACGTCTGCCACATCAAGAAGGACCAACA GTGGGTAATCTTTAATGATCAGAAAGTCTGTGCCTCTGAGAAACCACCTAAGGACCTGGGCTACCTGTACTTTTACAGAAGAGTGGTGGAATAG